The region TTAAAATATGAGAATGCCCACAAATAAACAATTTGGGTGGATTTACTTTAATTTCATCTCGAATTAAAATGTTATATCGATTAGGATATCCACCTATATGAGTTATCCACACATCTACACCTTCACACATAAATCTGTTATGTTCAGGAAACACTCGTCGTATCTGAGCATCGTCTATATTACCATACACAGCACGCAAAGGTGTGATCGCTTCAATAGCATCTGTTACTTTTAAGTCGCCTATATCTCCTGCATGCCAAACCTCATCGGCTTGTTTTACATATTTTAATACAGCGTTGTCTATATAGCTATGTGTATCAGAAAGGAGAAGGATTTTTTTCATTAAGAGAATATTGTGAGTACAAACTAGTAAAACTAATTATCTTTGTAGATTCAAAAACAAAAATACGATTATTCTTGAGATATTTTTTAGAACTTTCTTATAACGGGACAGCTTATCATGGTTGGCAAAACCAACCTAATGCACGCTCTGTTCAAGAAGTTATAGAAACTGCCTTATCTGTAATTTTAAAAGAAAAAATTGCGATAATGGGTGCAGGTAGAACAGATAGTGGTGTACATGCTAAGCAAATGTTTGCTCACGTTGATGTTTCTGCCGAATTAGATACTGAGACTTTACGCTATAAGCTAAATTCGTATTTACCCAAAGACATTGCTATACATCACATTTTTAAAGTTAAAGCAGATGCTCATGCCCGTTTTCACGCAACAAGCAGAACGTATTTGTATCGCATTGCACTTCAAAAAAATGTATTTAATTTTGATAATGCCTATTTTGTAAAACAAAAACTAAATATTGAAAACATGATTGCTGCTGCAAATATGTTATTAAGCTACAGTGATTTTGAGTGTTTTTCTAAAAGTAACACCGATGTAAAAACATACCTTTGTAACATCACCGCTGTGCATTTAGAAATGGTAGACACAGAATTACACTTTACAATTACTGCAGACCGGTTTTTAAGAAATATGGTACGTGCCATAATGGGCACTTTAATAAATGTAGGCTTAGGAAAACTTGAAGTAGATGATATGCATCGTATTATTTCATCTAAAAAACGCAGTGAGGCTGGATATTCTGTACCTGCAAAAGGTTTATACTTAACCCACATAACGTATCCTGAATCGATTAAATTATAAATGGAAGACTCAAAAAAAAACAATATAAATATAAGCTTATTTAAACGCCTATTAGAGTATATAAAACCCTATAACAACGTGTTTATTGGCGTTTTTATATCTGTAATTTTATTAGCTGTTTTTGGTGCATTAAGACCTTATATTTTACAGCAAGCTATAGATAATAATATTGCTACCAGAACCCTAGAAGGCTTTTTACCTTACATATTAATTATGTTAGGCCTTTTAATTTTAGAAGTGTTTTTCCAACTTATCTTTATATACTACTCGGGATGGTTAGGACAAAGTGTGGTTAAAGATATTCGTGTAAAACTGTTTAACCATATGCTTCGATTTAAAATGAAGTATTATGATAATTCTTCAGTTGGTGTTTTAATAACGCGTTCTGTAACCGATATGGAGCGTATAGCCGACATTTTTGGTGAAGGTTTATTTATGATTTTTAGAGACTCTTTAACCATGGTGGTCGTTGCTGGTGTTATGGTGTTTATTAACTGGAAATTAAGCCTTATAGTTTTTTTAATGTTGCCATTAGTTTTATATGCTACTCGAGTATTTCAAAAGTATATGAAAAAAGCTTTTGAAGAAGTAAGAACCGAAATTTCAAATCTTAACTCATTTGTGCAAGAACGGGTAACCGGCATGAAAATTCTTCAGTTATTTACAAGAGAGGACACCGAATACAAGCATTTTAAAACCATTAACGAACGCCACAAAAAAGGCTGGTTAAAAACTGTTTGGTACAACTCCATATTCTTCCCTATTGCAGAACTTTCTGGATCTATAACCATTGGTTTAGTTGCTTGGTATGGTGGTCTTGATGCTGTTATGCACAACTCGTCTTCTTTGGGAGATTTAACTGCTTTTGTAATGATGATCCCGATGTTATTTAGACCGTTGAGACAAATTGCAGATAAGTTTAATACTTTCCAAATGGGTATGGTTGCGGCCACAAGAGTATTTAAAGTAATAGACACTAAATCCCAAATAGATGATTCTGGCTCTATAATAGCCAACCAATTTAAAGGCGATATTTCTTTTAAAAATGTGAAGTTTAGCTACATAGAAAACGAGCTTGTCTTAAAAGACATTTCTCTTGAAGTAAAAGCAGGACAAACAGTTGCTATTGTTGGCGCTACGGGAGCAGGAAAATCGACTATAATTAATTTATTAAATCGTTTTTACGAAATAGATAAAGGGGAAATATTAATAGATTCTACTAATATAAAAAACTTTTCATTGGTGTCTTTGCGAGCTCAAATTGCTGTAGTCTTGCAAAATGTATTTTTATTTGCAGATACTATTTTAAACAATATCACATTAAATAATCCTAGTATTACCGAAGCACAAGTTATACAGGCTGCAAAGGAAATTGGTGTACACGAATTTATTTCTAGTTTGCCTAATGGGTACAATTATAATGTAAAAGAACGAGGCATAATGCTATCCTCTGGACAGCGTCAATTAATTGCATTTTTACGTGCTTATGTGACCAATCCTAGCATTTTAGTATTAGATGAAGCCACATCGTCTGTAGATTCTTACTCAGAACAGCTCATACAAAATGCAACAGATAAAATTACTAAAGGCAGAACATCTATTGTAATTGCTCACCGTTTGGCAACAATTATTAAAGCCGATAAAATTATTGTTATGGATGCAGGTCAAATTGTAGAACAAGGCACACACGAAGAGTTACTTTTAAATGAAAATGGCTACTACAAAAACCTGTACGAAGTTCAGTTTATGAAAGAAGTTTCTGCTTAAACTAAATCTTCTTTAATTATTTCTTTTAGTTCTTCAATAGATTCAAACACAATAAATTCACCATTTTTAAAATAAGAAATTTGCCCCGTTTCTTCACTTACAACTAGTGCTAAAGCATCGGTTTTCTCACAAACACCTACAGCTGCTCTATGGCGTAAACCAAAACGTTGTGGTAAATTTTTATCGTTATTTACTGGTAATATTACACGTGTGGCTTTTACTATATTTTCTGCAATGATAATAGCTCCATCATGTAGCGGACTATTTTTAAAAAATATACTCTCTATAATAGGTTCTGTTACTGTAATATTCATTTCATCTCCTGTTTGGGCCAAAAAATCTAAATTGTTATTACGTTCAAAAACAATTAAGGCTCCTGTATTGGTAGATGCCATTTTTGTACATGCCGATAGGATAGCATCTATATCTGTGTTGTTACTACTCTCTGTTTGAAGAAATTTTAATTGCTTAAAAAATTGACTGCTCTTACTAAAATTTGTAGACCCGATCATTAACAAAAACTTACGCAACTCTTGCTGAAACACAACAATTAAAGCAAACATCCCTACACTTATAAATCCGCCTAGTATATTACTTAACAGCTGCATGTGTAAAGCTTCTGTAACTTTCCAAATAATATAAATAATTACAATCCCAATAAAAATATTAATAGCAACAGTTCCCTTTACCAATTTATATACATAATACAATAAAAGGGCCACTAGAAAGACATCTATAATGTCTATTAATGTAAATTTTAAAAGGTCTCTAAAGATTTCCAAAGGGTAGTTATTTTATGTAAATGTAACAATTTAAGACTAAAAAATAAACTCGTTGGTATTGATTAACACCGATGCATTTGTAATGGTTAAAAGTAAATCTTTTATATGCATATAGGTTTGAAATGACAGCTCTTTTTCAAAATTTAATACAAAAACGTGACGTTGATCCGATTTAGATTTTAAGATTTCAACTAAATCTTCCACCGTGTAATATTTATTTTGGTAATGAACACCTTTTAAATTAAAAGTAAGAACTTGTGGGTGTACATCAGACGTTTTTACATACGCTTCTACAGACTGATCTACAAGATAATTTACGTTTGTAAATTCAATAAAACGCAAACTTTTAACTTCTGGATTAAAAGCTGTAAAGTAATTTTTAACACCCTCCTTTTTATGGGAAGCATTTCGTTTTTTCTCTTGTAAATGTATTAAGACAGGTATGATCTGCTTTAAAGTTAAACGTTTATCTACATTTACTAACCAATTGGTTGTACTAATTAAATTTTGCTTATTTAATTCTACACTATCTTCTGCTTTGGTGTTGTAAAAAATGTAAGCTGGAGAGACATCTAAA is a window of Formosa sediminum DNA encoding:
- a CDS encoding diadenylate cyclase, translating into MEIFRDLLKFTLIDIIDVFLVALLLYYVYKLVKGTVAINIFIGIVIIYIIWKVTEALHMQLLSNILGGFISVGMFALIVVFQQELRKFLLMIGSTNFSKSSQFFKQLKFLQTESSNNTDIDAILSACTKMASTNTGALIVFERNNNLDFLAQTGDEMNITVTEPIIESIFFKNSPLHDGAIIIAENIVKATRVILPVNNDKNLPQRFGLRHRAAVGVCEKTDALALVVSEETGQISYFKNGEFIVFESIEELKEIIKEDLV
- a CDS encoding metallophosphoesterase family protein; the protein is MKKILLLSDTHSYIDNAVLKYVKQADEVWHAGDIGDLKVTDAIEAITPLRAVYGNIDDAQIRRVFPEHNRFMCEGVDVWITHIGGYPNRYNILIRDEIKVNPPKLFICGHSHILKVMPDKTLKLLHMNPGAIGKHGFHKVRTMLRFVIDGTEIKDLEVIEFKK
- a CDS encoding ABC transporter ATP-binding protein is translated as MEDSKKNNINISLFKRLLEYIKPYNNVFIGVFISVILLAVFGALRPYILQQAIDNNIATRTLEGFLPYILIMLGLLILEVFFQLIFIYYSGWLGQSVVKDIRVKLFNHMLRFKMKYYDNSSVGVLITRSVTDMERIADIFGEGLFMIFRDSLTMVVVAGVMVFINWKLSLIVFLMLPLVLYATRVFQKYMKKAFEEVRTEISNLNSFVQERVTGMKILQLFTREDTEYKHFKTINERHKKGWLKTVWYNSIFFPIAELSGSITIGLVAWYGGLDAVMHNSSSLGDLTAFVMMIPMLFRPLRQIADKFNTFQMGMVAATRVFKVIDTKSQIDDSGSIIANQFKGDISFKNVKFSYIENELVLKDISLEVKAGQTVAIVGATGAGKSTIINLLNRFYEIDKGEILIDSTNIKNFSLVSLRAQIAVVLQNVFLFADTILNNITLNNPSITEAQVIQAAKEIGVHEFISSLPNGYNYNVKERGIMLSSGQRQLIAFLRAYVTNPSILVLDEATSSVDSYSEQLIQNATDKITKGRTSIVIAHRLATIIKADKIIVMDAGQIVEQGTHEELLLNENGYYKNLYEVQFMKEVSA
- the truA gene encoding tRNA pseudouridine(38-40) synthase TruA, giving the protein MRYFLELSYNGTAYHGWQNQPNARSVQEVIETALSVILKEKIAIMGAGRTDSGVHAKQMFAHVDVSAELDTETLRYKLNSYLPKDIAIHHIFKVKADAHARFHATSRTYLYRIALQKNVFNFDNAYFVKQKLNIENMIAAANMLLSYSDFECFSKSNTDVKTYLCNITAVHLEMVDTELHFTITADRFLRNMVRAIMGTLINVGLGKLEVDDMHRIISSKKRSEAGYSVPAKGLYLTHITYPESIKL